Proteins encoded within one genomic window of Bemisia tabaci chromosome 2, PGI_BMITA_v3:
- the LOC109039596 gene encoding uncharacterized protein: MVSTPGRKQGKNGRNLKAIRLEKRRRCEKYLKELLAKKGKREYTLHPKTPQEYEYEYEPDLPCSAWQDYLNCFYEESESDQSIKNHIDEKSNETTVSKSQDFDTPAKVKYNQYEKLLVADNGVKIKEEKLDCVKLSTNIPEDTSEIEETDFEWSDSEINNLFTTVKQIDESDSKEEDEEDDEDPIMEEDLAFNFKHSKRKKFEYRSYLSPFEVKFVLNETANPKKSCRTDLRSNNLGVECKSYYQKHRRKKNLGPRPFQCSLCGARFMTKSNLKAHSEIVHSEERNHECEDCGLKFKTKYHLKTHCMNIHRKYKSLTAATNENRYPKRERMKVSEKLSLTCSLCGVVLNNRRLLNMHMVVAHTKKCPKNSNMKSHQSTGKPNSSRRAYNLRETVDYNQPVKRIVRRPPSPSEEIRIFDCNDCSAFYSSKCLLKNHILENHLFYHCEVSNCGLVFKKKANLQRHNHRVHSKITLNEKVARKKMKKKNFHHRRGRPKSSTTASAPKFECDYCKVKFAYKKVLLRHILQYHPSESESNNSNVSYTSNFTPKIKRQTPGRPLDPTISQRRHKCNKCPMAFKTRSHLQAHDLQRHSEERRFVCPFCNAKFKMNGILKTHMLRLHGS, from the coding sequence ATGGTGAGCACACCTGGGCGGAAACAAGGCAAAAATGGAAGGAACTTGAAAGCGATTCGTCTTGAAAAGCGGCGCAGGTGTGAGAAATATCTCAAGGAATTGCTGGCAAAAAAGGGGAAACGTGAGTATACATTGCACCCAAAAACACCTCAAGAATATGAGTATGAATATGAGCCTGACCTTCCGTGCTCAGCTTGGCAAGATTACTTAAACTGTTTCTATGAAGAGAGTGAATCTGACCAAAGTATTAAAAATCACATCGATGAGAAGAGTAATGAAACTACGGTTTCAAAATCACAAGACTTTGATACCCCTGCAAAGGTAAAGTACAATCAATACGAAAAATTGTTAGTAGCTGACAATGGGGTCAAAATCAAAGAAGAAAAGCTTGATTGTGTAAAGTTGAGTACAAATATCCCTGAAGATACCTCAGAGATAGAAGAAACTGATTTTGAATGGAGCGATAGTGAAATTAACAACTTATTCACTACTGTAAAGCAAATTGATGAAAGTGACTCTaaagaggaagatgaagaagatgaTGAAGATCCGATAATGGAAGAGGATCTTGCATTCAATTTTAAACACTCGAAACGGAAAAAATTTGAGTACAGATCTTATCTCTCACCGTTTGAGGTGAAATTTGTCTTAAATGAGACAGCGAATCCAAAAAAATCATGTCGTACTGATCTGAGGAGTAATAATCTTGGAGTTGAATGCAAGAGCTACTATCAGAAGCATCGACGAAAAAAGAATCTTGGCCCACGACCTTTTCAGTGCTCCTTGTGTGGTGCCAGATTCATGACAAAGAGTAACCTGAAGGCACACAGCGAAATTGTCCACTCCGAAGAGAGGAATCATGAGTGTGAAGACTGTGGTTTAAAGTTTAAGACCAAATATCACCTCAAAACACATTGTATgaatattcacagaaaatatAAATCTCTGACCGCTGCAACCAATGAGAACCGCTACCCTAAAAGAGAGCGAATGAAGGTCTCAGAAAAACTCAGCTTAACCTGTTCTTTGTGTGGTGTGGTTTTGAATAATCGAAGACTGCTCAATATGCACATGGTTGTTGCTCATACTAAAAAgtgcccaaaaaattcaaatatgaaAAGTCATCAATCTACTGGGAAACCAAATTCAAGTCGTAGGGCTTACAATTTGCGCGAAACGGTTGATTACAATCAGCCTGTGAAAAGAATTGTGAGACGACCACCCTCGCCTTCTGAAGAAATTAGAATCTTCGACTGCAATGACTGCTCCGCTTTTTACAGTAGTAAGTgccttttgaaaaatcatatacTGGAAAATCACTTGTTTTATCACTGCGAAGTTTCTAATTGTGGCCTTGTGTTCAAAAAGAAAGCTAATCTACAACGCCATAATCATCGTGTTCACTCAAAAATAACTCTAAATGAGAAAGTGGCCcgcaagaaaatgaaaaagaagaactTTCATCATCGTCGGGGACGACCGAAATCTAGCACCACAGCCTCTGCTCCTAAGTTTGAGTGTGATTATTGTAAAGTTAAGTTTGcctataaaaaagttctttTGCGGCATATTCTTCAATATCACCCTTCAGAATCGGAGAGCAACAATTCGAATGTTTCTTATACCTCAAATTTTACTCCCAAAATCAAACGGCAAACCCCTGGTCGGCCACTCGATCCCACCATTTCTCAAAGAAGGCACAAGTGCAACAAGTGTCCCATGGCTTTCAAAACTCGCTCTCATTTGCAAGCCCATGACCTGCAAAGGCACTCTGAAGAACGAAGGTTTGTTTGTCCTTTTTGCAACGCTAAATTCAAAATGAATGGGATTCTCAAAACTCATATGCTTCGTCTGCATGGCTCCTAA
- the LOC109039586 gene encoding glycosylated lysosomal membrane protein, with amino-acid sequence MDSIILTLLTTGLAPVVTAFFDRELEFFSNPNCSSSPSLNCSDYSLLYVKALGRNDSLHYLWNSDHKPSLLLLESTKDSNLSITWPDFVNGSADSIRLTSPISYAFGLVINKIIEFNDIGDTGFMNETSKETLILSADNFKWRVKSFYQNPDSGTVNFEVTANGYSSEDIVKNGTISFLVSVFPSKDHGIDLPHLLHTANSTQIDMTIDHFTTAYPNSRFAVELAFVSSETENSDLELKSKKSLDDEHSPGVFTVIELQTENSKKGNVGGYLQWRPLVYTFNDRDYANSTDTVHYHVENITTEQENFLNNSLPFVFFEKNISQLAVRAMNVSFGFKLDGFYRKSGYLSWSFLVGIGEPPVESFSMLVLLIIGIGLGLPTLVIIGGFFFVVFRRLSRNKDELFFSQ; translated from the exons ATGGACTCCATTATTTTAACTCTCTTAACCACTGGTTTGGCCCCGGTAGTAACTGCTTTCTTTGACAGAGAG ctcGAATTTTTCTCCAATCCGAATTGCAGCTCGAGTCCTTCTTTGAATTGTTCAGACTACTCATTACTGTATGTCAAGGCTCTCGGGCGAAATGACTCCCTCCATTACCTGTGGAACTCTGACCATAAACCATCTCTACTGCTTCTTGAATCCACAAAAGATTCGAATCTCTCCATAACTTGGCCTGATTTCGTGAATGGGTCTGCTGATTCTATTCGATTGACCTCACCCATCAGTTATGCATTTGGATTGGTGATCAACAAG atCATTGAGTTCAATGACATCGGTGACACAGGCTTTATGAATGAAACCTCAAAAGAAACATTAATTCTGAGTGCAGATAATTTTAAATGGAGAGTCAAATCTTTTTATCAGAATCCGGACTCAGGGACTGTGAATTTTGAGGTGACTGCTAATGGATATTCATCCGAGGACATAGTTAAAAATGGCACTATATCATTTCTT GTGAGTGTGTTTCCATCCAAGGACCATGGGATTGATTTGCCTCATTTGCTGCACACTGCCAACTCAACTCAAATAGACATGACAATTGATCATTTCACTACAGCTTACCCTAATTCACGATTTGCAGTGGAGCTGGCATTTGTCTCTTCAGAAACTGAGAACTCGGACTTAGAGCTCAAGTCAAAGAAAAGTTTGGATGATGAGCACTCTCCTGGAGTTTTTACG gTGATTGAGTTGCAaacagaaaattcaaagaaaggtAACGTTGGGGGTTATCTCCAGTGGCGGCCGCTAGTTTACACATTCAATGATCGAGATTATGCTAACTCCACGGACACCGTTCATTACCATGTGGAGAACATAACTACAGAGCAAGAAAACTTCCTGAACAACTCCCTTCCTTTCGTGTTTTTTGAGAAGAACATATCACAATTGGCAGTTAGAGCGATGAATGTTTCATTtggttttaaacttgatggGTTTTACAGGAAATCAGGATACTTATCATG GTCATTTTTGGTCGGTATCGGGGAGCCACCTGTTGAGTCTTTCTCAATGTTGGTGCTTTTGATCATCGGGATTGGTCTCGGTCTCCCGACACTAGTCATCATCGGAGGATTCTTTTTTGTTGTGTTCCGGCGTCTCTCAAGAAATAAAGATGAACTGTTTTTCAGCCAGTAA